In one window of Janthinobacterium sp. 1_2014MBL_MicDiv DNA:
- a CDS encoding S9 family peptidase — protein MSLRLLLLGAFSAAMATTAAAAEPAPAAPRGFTVEDMVAMERVGSPVLSPDATRVVYTVRSTNLDKNRGNTQLWLIDLRAPNAAPRQLTRSEASASDPQWSPNGDAIYFLSGRSGSSQVWQLPLNGGEAAKVTDLPLDVDTYRLSPQGDRLAFSMGVYLDCADLACTKKRLDDKAKNKASGMVYDQMFVRHWDTWADGRRNALYSAPIDATGKVSAAPVSLSGTLDGDAPSKPFGDNGEYHFSPDGKTVAFSVRVAGRTESWSTNFDVYTIPAAGGQAPRNLTADNPAWDAKATYSPDGRTLAYVAMTKPGFEADRFHLVLMDVATGKKRTVADDWDRSVADFRWTPDGKAFLVAADDVGQHRLFHIDAASGKVSALTGKGAVGDFDVRGNTIVLAQANLASGAQLYTRKLDAKSETAPMVQLTKQNAQALANVRFGEYEQFSFAGANGETVYGHVMKPWNAKAGEKYPIAFLVHGGPQGSFGNSWSYRWNPQVYAGAGYATVFIDFHGSTGYGQKFTDSISGDWGGKPLVDLQKGLEAATKKFPWLDRERSCALGASYGGYMMNWIAGNWPDGFKCLVNHDGVFDNRGMAYATEELWFTEWENSGPYYDAPAKHEQFNPVNFVKNWKTPMLVVQGDLDFRIPTAQGLGTFTALQRQGIPSKLLVFPDENHWVLKPANSLLWHHTVLDWLNTYTKK, from the coding sequence ATGAGTTTACGTCTGCTGCTCTTGGGAGCATTCAGTGCCGCCATGGCCACCACCGCCGCCGCTGCGGAACCTGCGCCGGCCGCGCCGCGCGGTTTCACCGTCGAAGACATGGTCGCCATGGAGCGCGTCGGCAGCCCCGTGCTGTCGCCGGACGCCACGCGCGTCGTCTACACGGTGCGCAGCACCAACCTGGACAAGAATCGCGGCAATACGCAGCTGTGGCTGATCGACCTGCGCGCGCCCAACGCCGCGCCGCGCCAGCTCACGCGCAGTGAAGCGAGCGCCAGCGATCCGCAATGGTCGCCGAACGGCGACGCCATCTACTTCCTGTCCGGCCGCTCCGGCTCCTCGCAAGTATGGCAGCTGCCCCTGAACGGCGGCGAAGCGGCCAAGGTCACCGACCTGCCGCTCGACGTCGACACCTACCGCCTGTCGCCGCAGGGCGACCGCCTGGCCTTCAGCATGGGCGTCTACCTCGATTGCGCGGACCTCGCCTGCACGAAGAAGCGCCTCGATGACAAAGCGAAAAACAAGGCCAGCGGCATGGTCTACGACCAGATGTTCGTGCGCCACTGGGATACCTGGGCCGACGGCCGCCGCAACGCGCTGTACTCGGCGCCCATCGACGCCACCGGCAAGGTCAGCGCCGCGCCCGTCAGCCTGAGCGGCACCCTGGATGGCGACGCGCCATCGAAACCATTCGGCGACAACGGCGAATACCACTTCAGCCCGGACGGCAAGACGGTCGCCTTCTCGGTGCGCGTGGCCGGCCGTACGGAATCGTGGTCGACCAACTTCGACGTCTACACGATCCCCGCCGCCGGCGGCCAGGCGCCGCGCAATCTCACGGCCGACAATCCGGCCTGGGATGCGAAAGCCACGTACTCGCCCGATGGCCGCACGCTCGCGTATGTCGCCATGACCAAGCCGGGCTTCGAGGCCGACCGCTTCCACCTGGTCTTGATGGATGTCGCCACGGGCAAGAAACGCACCGTGGCCGATGACTGGGACCGCTCCGTGGCCGACTTCCGCTGGACGCCGGACGGCAAGGCCTTCCTCGTCGCCGCCGACGACGTGGGCCAGCACCGTCTGTTCCATATCGACGCGGCCAGCGGCAAGGTCAGCGCCCTGACGGGCAAGGGCGCCGTCGGCGACTTCGACGTGCGCGGCAATACCATCGTGCTGGCGCAGGCGAACCTGGCCTCGGGCGCGCAGCTGTACACGCGCAAGCTCGACGCCAAGTCGGAAACGGCGCCGATGGTCCAGCTGACGAAGCAGAATGCGCAAGCGCTGGCCAACGTGCGCTTCGGCGAATATGAGCAGTTCTCGTTCGCCGGCGCGAATGGCGAAACCGTCTACGGCCACGTCATGAAGCCGTGGAACGCCAAGGCCGGTGAAAAGTACCCGATCGCCTTCCTCGTCCATGGCGGCCCGCAAGGCAGCTTTGGCAATAGCTGGAGCTACCGCTGGAACCCGCAGGTGTATGCGGGCGCCGGCTACGCCACCGTCTTCATCGACTTCCACGGTTCGACCGGCTACGGCCAGAAGTTCACGGACTCCATCAGCGGCGACTGGGGCGGCAAGCCGCTGGTCGACCTGCAGAAAGGCCTGGAAGCGGCGACCAAGAAGTTCCCATGGCTGGACCGCGAACGCAGCTGCGCGCTGGGTGCCTCGTATGGCGGCTACATGATGAACTGGATCGCCGGCAACTGGCCGGACGGCTTCAAGTGCCTGGTCAACCACGACGGCGTGTTCGACAACCGCGGCATGGCTTACGCGACGGAAGAACTGTGGTTCACCGAGTGGGAAAACAGCGGTCCGTACTACGACGCGCCGGCCAAGCACGAGCAGTTCAATCCCGTCAACTTCGTGAAGAACTGGAAGACGCCGATGCTGGTGGTACAGGGCGACCTCGACTTCCGCATCCCTACCGCGCAAGGCCTGGGCACCTTCACGGCGCTGCAGCGCCAGGGCATCCCGAGCAAGCTGCTGGTCTTCCCCGATGAAAACCACTGGGTGCTGAAACCGGCCAATTCCCTGCTGTGGCATCACACGGTGCTCGATTGGTTGAATACGTACACAAAGAAATAA
- a CDS encoding esterase-like activity of phytase family protein → MNTAVTSTPKLTLLALAASLTLAACGGSDSHNEPAKPVAQTGVFLDGAVEGLDYVAGSAAKASTNAKGEFTCNPGDTVAFSVGGLALGSAPCGAVVTPLALAASTNVADDKVVNRLMALQLLDEDSDPSNGIKLTAEVKAALAGKTLDFAAAPAVFNTALAGHLAGLGAKFAARGVDAERRALVREHFEDTLASKVGAPVNEALTQANPVGEVKVTVTRYQIQAADKFYVPYEGANAKIKGEFPNGFLPSYGSGLAYKGKNANGDLEFYGLTDRGPNGDGPLVPDPSGKGTIGSKIFPSPSFTPSFGVITVGKNGAVLASSTPIKVSASVNSSGLPVPVGAVGNSAEIPVMDAMKFDASGKAVFNAGGLDSESIVVDAKRNALWVSDEYGPFIIKIDAATGVIQAKYEPGKGLPALFAKRRANRGMEGMTLDASNDKLYAFLQSPLTDGTAMYSVTKKAEQVERFARFTRWIEFDPVAGTSGKMFAYPLNAADYQDGRTGNAKLGDMVALGGGKFLVIEQGAAPSGKVFNKLMLVELKGATDISAAAYNAASSDLEKSSMGGVAVNGADWAAVTPLKKTLLLDLNAIGWAAEKAEGLTLVDDSTIALANDNDFGLKTKVYDANGVEVADADVTKCTVDANGTIVTSSAAGCNAANTIRVARGDDRERPSRLWIVKFAKALTAY, encoded by the coding sequence ATGAACACTGCTGTAACGTCGACCCCGAAACTGACCCTGCTGGCCTTGGCCGCCAGCCTGACCCTGGCCGCCTGCGGCGGCAGCGACAGCCACAATGAACCGGCCAAGCCGGTGGCGCAGACGGGCGTGTTCCTCGACGGCGCGGTGGAAGGCCTCGATTACGTGGCGGGCAGCGCGGCCAAGGCCAGCACCAACGCCAAGGGCGAATTCACCTGCAATCCTGGTGACACGGTGGCGTTCAGCGTGGGCGGCCTGGCCCTCGGCTCGGCGCCGTGCGGCGCCGTCGTCACGCCGCTGGCGCTGGCCGCCAGCACGAATGTGGCGGACGACAAGGTCGTCAACCGCCTGATGGCGCTGCAATTGCTCGACGAGGACAGCGATCCGTCGAACGGCATCAAGCTCACGGCCGAAGTGAAGGCGGCGCTGGCCGGCAAGACGCTGGACTTTGCCGCCGCGCCGGCCGTCTTCAACACGGCGCTGGCCGGGCACCTGGCCGGCCTGGGCGCGAAATTCGCCGCCCGCGGCGTCGATGCGGAACGCCGCGCCCTCGTGCGCGAGCATTTCGAAGATACGCTGGCCTCGAAGGTGGGCGCTCCCGTCAACGAAGCGCTGACGCAGGCCAATCCCGTCGGCGAAGTGAAAGTGACGGTGACGCGCTACCAGATCCAGGCGGCCGACAAATTCTACGTGCCGTACGAAGGCGCGAACGCGAAGATCAAGGGCGAATTCCCGAACGGTTTCCTGCCATCGTATGGCTCGGGCCTGGCCTACAAGGGCAAGAATGCAAACGGCGACCTGGAATTCTATGGCTTGACGGACCGCGGCCCGAACGGCGATGGCCCGCTGGTGCCCGATCCATCGGGCAAGGGCACCATCGGCAGCAAGATCTTCCCCTCGCCCAGCTTCACGCCATCGTTTGGCGTGATCACGGTAGGCAAGAACGGCGCCGTCCTGGCCTCGTCAACGCCGATCAAGGTATCGGCCAGCGTCAACAGCTCGGGCTTGCCCGTGCCCGTGGGCGCGGTCGGCAATTCGGCCGAGATTCCCGTCATGGATGCGATGAAGTTCGATGCGAGCGGCAAGGCTGTCTTCAATGCGGGCGGCCTCGATTCGGAGTCCATCGTCGTCGACGCCAAGCGTAACGCGCTGTGGGTGTCCGACGAATACGGCCCCTTCATCATCAAGATCGACGCGGCCACGGGCGTGATCCAGGCCAAGTATGAACCGGGCAAGGGCTTGCCGGCGCTGTTCGCCAAGCGCCGCGCCAACCGCGGCATGGAAGGCATGACGCTCGACGCGAGCAACGACAAGCTGTACGCCTTCCTGCAAAGCCCCCTGACGGACGGCACGGCCATGTACTCGGTGACGAAAAAGGCCGAGCAGGTCGAGCGCTTCGCCCGCTTCACGCGCTGGATCGAATTCGACCCGGTGGCGGGCACCAGCGGCAAGATGTTCGCCTATCCGCTTAACGCGGCCGACTACCAGGATGGCCGCACGGGCAACGCCAAGCTGGGTGACATGGTGGCGCTGGGCGGTGGCAAGTTCCTCGTCATCGAGCAGGGCGCCGCGCCGTCGGGCAAGGTATTCAACAAGCTGATGCTGGTCGAATTGAAGGGCGCCACCGATATCTCGGCCGCCGCCTACAATGCCGCCAGCTCGGACCTCGAGAAGAGCAGCATGGGCGGCGTGGCCGTCAATGGCGCCGACTGGGCGGCCGTCACGCCGCTGAAGAAAACCCTGTTGCTGGACTTGAACGCCATCGGCTGGGCGGCGGAAAAGGCCGAAGGCCTGACCCTGGTCGACGACTCCACCATCGCGCTGGCCAACGACAACGACTTCGGCCTGAAAACCAAGGTGTATGACGCCAACGGCGTGGAAGTGGCGGATGCGGACGTGACCAAGTGCACGGTCGATGCCAACGGCACCATCGTCACCAGCAGCGCGGCCGGCTGCAATGCGGCCAACACCATCCGCGTGGCGCGCGGCGACGACCGCGAACGCCCAAGCCGGCTGTGGATCGTGAAGTTCGCCAAGGCGCTCACTGCGTATTGA
- a CDS encoding helix-turn-helix domain-containing protein translates to MEHQWQKDGERKAPELERESYDGIINYLEHGYPSSRVRWHCHEEYELHLIVATSGRLFVGDYIGEFSPGHLVLTGPRLPHNWISNVVPEGGVALRDMIVQFAHAPLAGAARVIPELRELLPLLERSSYGVEFFGMGQEAQRHLARIRATHGAERFAEFVQLMSTLARTANYRLLSSASLRSYDDDATLAKVNSVLNYITDNYREPISAEMLAEQVGMSLSKFSRFFRKATGNSFTDFVSRLRINKACQLLMDTDQYVSNVCYDVGFQNVANFNRRFLQVKGVTPKQFRRQADGRFGGIGGPVADAPQAS, encoded by the coding sequence ATGGAACACCAATGGCAGAAGGACGGCGAGCGCAAGGCGCCCGAGCTGGAGCGCGAAAGCTACGACGGCATCATCAACTACCTGGAACACGGCTATCCCAGTTCGCGCGTGCGCTGGCACTGCCACGAGGAGTACGAGCTGCACCTGATCGTCGCCACCAGCGGACGCCTGTTCGTGGGCGACTATATCGGCGAATTCTCGCCCGGCCACTTGGTGCTGACGGGCCCCCGCTTGCCGCATAACTGGATCTCGAACGTCGTGCCGGAAGGCGGCGTGGCCCTGCGCGACATGATCGTGCAGTTTGCCCACGCGCCGCTGGCCGGCGCCGCGCGCGTCATCCCCGAACTGCGCGAGCTGCTGCCGCTGCTCGAGCGTTCCAGCTATGGCGTGGAGTTTTTCGGCATGGGCCAGGAGGCGCAGCGCCATCTGGCGCGCATCCGCGCCACGCACGGCGCCGAGCGCTTCGCGGAATTCGTGCAATTGATGAGCACACTGGCGCGCACGGCCAACTACCGGTTGCTGTCGAGCGCTTCCCTGCGCTCGTACGATGACGACGCCACCCTGGCCAAGGTCAATTCGGTGCTCAACTACATCACGGACAACTACCGCGAACCGATTTCGGCGGAAATGCTCGCCGAGCAGGTGGGCATGTCGCTGAGTAAATTCTCGCGCTTCTTCCGCAAGGCGACGGGCAACAGCTTCACGGATTTCGTCAGCCGTTTGCGCATCAACAAGGCGTGCCAGCTGCTGATGGATACCGACCAGTACGTGTCGAACGTCTGCTACGACGTGGGCTTCCAGAACGTGGCCAATTTCAACCGCCGCTTCCTGCAGGTGAAGGGCGTCACGCCCAAGCAATTCCGGCGCCAGGCCGATGGCCGCTTCGGCGGCATCGGCGGACCCGTGGCGGATGCGCCACAGGCCTCCTGA
- a CDS encoding helix-turn-helix domain-containing protein, which yields MARKAEYPQPQMELEQQRDATPGFEPKGSFGFIRYLEHGFPNSLVRWHYHDEYELHLIVESSGKVFVGDYIGQFTPGHLVLTGPRVPHNWVSLDTPPEGVALRDMVIQFGHPPLASMAAAIPELKGIFPLLQRALHGVEFFGASEQSLRRFQRIRDTSGLPRFIEFLTLLGELAQTSDYQLLSTVPMQSSDDDVALARISSAINFIVHNYSSQFSLKQLAEQVDMPERTFSRFFRSATGNSFTDFVNRLRINKACQLLMETERYVSNICYEAGFNNVANFNRRFLELKGMTPKEFRQQALGRFGE from the coding sequence ATGGCACGCAAGGCCGAGTATCCGCAGCCGCAGATGGAGCTGGAGCAGCAGCGCGACGCCACGCCCGGCTTCGAGCCGAAAGGCAGTTTCGGCTTCATCCGCTACCTCGAGCACGGCTTTCCGAATTCGCTGGTGCGCTGGCATTACCATGACGAGTACGAGCTGCACCTGATCGTCGAATCGAGCGGCAAGGTCTTCGTCGGCGACTACATCGGCCAGTTCACGCCTGGCCACCTGGTGCTGACGGGGCCGCGCGTACCGCACAACTGGGTCTCGCTCGACACGCCGCCCGAGGGCGTGGCCCTGCGCGACATGGTGATCCAGTTCGGCCATCCGCCGCTGGCCTCGATGGCGGCCGCCATCCCCGAACTGAAGGGTATCTTTCCGCTGCTGCAGCGCGCCCTGCACGGCGTGGAGTTCTTCGGCGCCAGCGAGCAGTCGCTGCGGCGCTTCCAGCGCATCCGCGACACGAGCGGCCTGCCGCGCTTCATCGAATTCCTGACCCTGCTGGGCGAGCTGGCGCAGACCAGCGACTACCAGCTGCTGTCGACGGTGCCGATGCAGTCGAGCGACGACGACGTGGCGCTGGCGCGCATCAGTTCCGCCATCAATTTCATCGTGCACAATTACAGCAGCCAGTTCTCGCTGAAACAGCTGGCCGAGCAGGTGGACATGCCCGAGCGGACGTTTTCGCGCTTTTTTCGCAGCGCCACCGGCAACAGCTTCACGGACTTCGTCAACCGCCTGCGCATCAACAAGGCGTGCCAGCTGCTGATGGAGACGGAGCGCTACGTCAGCAACATCTGCTACGAGGCGGGCTTCAACAATGTGGCCAACTTCAACCGGCGCTTCCTGGAGTTGAAGGGCATGACGCCGAAGGAATTCCGCCAGCAGGCGCTGGGCCGTTTTGGCGAGTGA